Within the Catalinimonas niigatensis genome, the region AGGTACCATTGAGCCTCAGGTGTCTGATGCTTTGGTATGCCAGCTTGACTTGCTTTCTTCTATGGCAGCACTGGTGGGAAGTGATCAGCAGGCAAGAGATAGTGAAAACTTGCTTGAGGTATTTTTAGGGAGAAGTGAAACAGGCAGAGAACAACTCGTGCTGGAAGCCACTTCACGTACCGCTTTTCGTCAGGGCAGCTGGGTGATGATTCCTCCTTATCAGGGACCGGCAGTGAATGAGCAGGTGGACATTGAACTGGGCAATGATGATGAGTACCAGCTATACAATTTGGCAGATGACATAGGCCAGCAAAATAACCTCGCCAGTGCTCAGCCGGAAAAGCTGGAGGAGATGATGCAGGATTTTGAGCAGATACGGGGCGATGCTGCCGAAGGAATAGAAGATTTAGAGCTAAAGTAGATTTTTAAAGAGTAAAAGAGGTGCAGCGTCTCATGAAAAATTAAATAAGAGAATTAAGCTTTTATCAAAACAAACAACCTGAGCTATGGATAGAAGAGAAGCGGTCAAAGCCATTGCCATCAGCACCGTCACACCTAAGGTTTTCCTGCAAGGCCAAACTGCTCAGCAGCCTGTTATAGATCAAGACCTTGCTCAAAAAGCAGCTTTTCAAAGTAGCTGGCAAAACTGGCCCGATATGGAATGGGTAGGCCCCGAATACTGGGGCAACCGCCTGCAGGACTGGCAAATCCGTGATAGCAAAGCCGTGTGCGATGTAAGCAGCAACAACAGAACCTTGCATTGCCTGAGCTGCCAGTTGTCTGATCAGCAAGGTGGCTTTGAGACGCGTGTGGAGGTGGAACTGCTCAACCCTCAAGCTTCTGCACAACATTATGTCGGCTTCAGGCTGGGAGCCAAAGGGAAATTTGATGACTATCGCTCGGCAGCAGTCTTTGGTAAGGGACTGGATGCAGGAATTACTACTGAGGGCGTACTATTTATTGGTGAAACACAGGGAACCCAGAAAGTAGATGTCAGCCAGCCTGTTGATTTAAGACTGCTAGCTACTCCAGAAAATGGAAATTATAAGCTCAAACTATCTGCTTTGGGAAGCAAGGGCCAAACTTTAGCCGAATTCAGTACAACCAGTATTTCCAATGACATACTCAGGGGTAATATCGCTTTGGTCTCACATTTTACAGACCAAGAAGAAAATAGTACGCAGCCTTCTGTGGCTTTTGGGAACTGGGAAATCAGTGGAGAAAAAGTAAACCATCAGCCTCAACAGACCTTTGGACCTATCTGCTTTGCCCAGTATACTTTGCATGATCAGACCCTCAAACTCACGGCCCAGTTGGCTCCCGTAGAGGCTATTCCAGAACATCGCATTGTAATGCAAATACAGCAGGACAACCAGTGGAAAACGTTGCAGGAAAGAGCCATTGATCCTATGGGAAGAACGGCTCAGTTTCGGATAGAAAACTGGAAGCATCAGCAGGCAGTGCCCTATCGGGTATTGCTGGAACTTCCTTTGAAAAATGGTAAACAAACCTATAGTTATGAAGGAACGATTGCCAAAGAACCTACCGATGCTGCACAGGTGAAAATGGCTGTGTTCAGTTGCAATGGAGATTTTGGCTTTCCTGACAATGAAGTGTCGCTGCACGTTAACAAACACAAACCCGACTTGGCGGTATTCCTGGGCGATCAGTTTTACGAAAGCACCGGTGGTTTTGGCATACAGACCAGTCCGATGGAAAAAGCCAGCCTGGATTATCTGCGCAAGTGGTATATGTTTGGCTGGTCGTACCGGGATATTTTCAAAGACATTCCCTCTGCCTGCATTCCCGATGACCATGATGTGTACCATGGCAATGTGTGGGGCGAAGCCGGCAAGCATGCGCCTACCGATGAAGGATGGACCTATGTAGCCCAGGATCAGGGCGGTTATAAAATGCCTCCCGAGTGGGTCAACATGGTACAGCGTACCCAGACAGGCCATCTGCCTGATCCTTATGATCC harbors:
- a CDS encoding alkaline phosphatase D family protein; protein product: MDRREAVKAIAISTVTPKVFLQGQTAQQPVIDQDLAQKAAFQSSWQNWPDMEWVGPEYWGNRLQDWQIRDSKAVCDVSSNNRTLHCLSCQLSDQQGGFETRVEVELLNPQASAQHYVGFRLGAKGKFDDYRSAAVFGKGLDAGITTEGVLFIGETQGTQKVDVSQPVDLRLLATPENGNYKLKLSALGSKGQTLAEFSTTSISNDILRGNIALVSHFTDQEENSTQPSVAFGNWEISGEKVNHQPQQTFGPICFAQYTLHDQTLKLTAQLAPVEAIPEHRIVMQIQQDNQWKTLQERAIDPMGRTAQFRIENWKHQQAVPYRVLLELPLKNGKQTYSYEGTIAKEPTDAAQVKMAVFSCNGDFGFPDNEVSLHVNKHKPDLAVFLGDQFYESTGGFGIQTSPMEKASLDYLRKWYMFGWSYRDIFKDIPSACIPDDHDVYHGNVWGEAGKHAPTDEGWTYVAQDQGGYKMPPEWVNMVQRTQTGHLPDPYDPTPVKQGIGVYYTNWNYGGISMAILEDRKFKSAPKNVLPEAAKVTNGFIQNPEFNIQAHYEVDADLLGERQLAFLKDWSTNWNKGTEMKAVLSQTNFCTVATLPKGSIIDSIVPRLPMPELGEYVAGDAPTTDMDSNGWPQKGRDEALRIIRKCFALHIAGDQHLASTVHYGIDEFGDAGYAFAGPALNNIFPRRWWPPVDASHQSLPGQPTYTGNFKDGFGNLMTVHAVANPRQSHREPAIIYDRATGYGIVTFNKEDRTIKIECWPRYVDPEKEPEGQYLGWPITIRQEDNYSRKAVAYLDELQIEGVKNPLLEVINEQNDETEYMLRIKGNNFQPHVFATGNYSVRISHPESGKEKLLTGIKAEPNIKKIRKVTI